One window from the genome of Oceanidesulfovibrio indonesiensis encodes:
- a CDS encoding efflux RND transporter permease subunit — protein sequence MRKLAEFSVDNPVTVNLIMITILVMGVVLYMYKMPKEVFPEFSENQIVVTTVYPGASAEEIEKNVTLKIEEAVSDLDYLEDISSTTQEGLSMVTITISPEAKNLPKLVSDAQQAINQIDEFPEDADDPVVKEMQPNIPVITVSLYGEINLRYLKNIVDDLEDEIQTVSGVSDVRISGLPDREILVEVQPEALDRYGLTISAISNAIREHNYDLPGGTLRTSQGEFLVRTVGKSPTAKGLERIPLITTATGGELRLGEVAVVRDWFEDESSLGRFNLQRAVNLTVTKTRSGDAIEVSEAVRRLVDEYRDRLPGTVGIGVFNDTSVYVKNRLETLSSSGVQGLIMVFAFLLLMLNTRVAFMVTLGIPISFLGAIIIMAYAGMTMNMMSMFALIVVLGLVVDDAVVIGENVYRHYESGLSPREAAIRGASEVSWPVIAAVATTVAAFMPLLLIPGTMGVFLGVIPKVVIFALLISLLEALVILPSHMADYLPKTPPEPSRLRRKINSVIDGVISRYGVLVNHCLEWRYVFMASALAVSAVIIAYAVLHIPFRLFQDFEGSQFYVSVEAPPSSALKDTEELVKHVERAVYQTIPEEELASLVTNVGFLMGRGKSNEQGENLAQMIVELNDLGKGRLRPIKDVMDDVRTAVQPFAGQSTITVQAVQSGPGGDPIYILISGADLDVLREISGQIQSFIKDFPGASDVKDSLEAGKPELQVQLKPQAYALGLTDSMVAGQLRDAFIGAESSKFQTSKEDIDIRVRLPQSRTNRIDSLTHFMVTLPSGRKVQLSEIATIAKNKGISAIARENRKRALIITGELNQDITTSKMLSEAVKKKFADIPKQYPGYSIETERGEVEDLNESMAALGSAFLLGLLLIYFILGTQFKSYLQPFVVMAAIPFGIDGVLLGHILMGQDLGLLSMIGLVALSGIVVNDSLVLVDFVNQRRREGSPRRSSLVEAGMVRLRPVVLTSVTTMGGLFFLAFFASGQARFLSPMAISIFFGLMASTVITLLIVPCLYAILDDISYMVTGKTTASRKSGEVLQTQGG from the coding sequence GTGAGAAAACTTGCTGAATTTTCGGTGGACAACCCGGTCACCGTAAACCTCATCATGATCACCATCCTGGTGATGGGCGTTGTGTTGTACATGTACAAGATGCCCAAAGAGGTGTTTCCGGAGTTCAGCGAGAACCAGATCGTCGTGACCACGGTCTATCCCGGTGCATCGGCCGAAGAGATCGAGAAGAACGTTACCCTCAAGATCGAGGAGGCAGTAAGCGACCTCGATTACCTGGAGGATATTTCCTCGACCACGCAGGAAGGCCTTTCCATGGTAACGATCACGATATCGCCAGAGGCCAAAAACCTGCCGAAGCTCGTGAGCGATGCTCAGCAGGCCATCAACCAGATAGACGAGTTTCCCGAGGACGCCGACGACCCGGTAGTCAAGGAGATGCAGCCGAACATTCCGGTCATCACGGTTTCGTTATACGGCGAGATCAACCTCCGCTACCTCAAGAACATAGTGGACGACCTTGAGGATGAGATACAAACCGTGTCCGGTGTTTCGGACGTGCGTATTTCGGGCCTTCCGGACAGGGAAATCCTGGTGGAGGTGCAGCCCGAGGCGCTGGATCGCTACGGTCTCACGATATCGGCCATATCCAACGCCATCCGCGAACATAATTACGATCTGCCTGGCGGCACACTGCGCACCTCGCAGGGCGAGTTCCTGGTGCGCACAGTGGGCAAGTCGCCCACGGCCAAAGGTCTGGAAAGAATTCCCCTGATAACCACCGCCACCGGCGGCGAACTCCGTCTGGGCGAAGTGGCGGTGGTCCGCGACTGGTTCGAGGACGAAAGCTCGCTGGGTCGCTTCAATTTGCAACGGGCAGTGAATCTGACTGTTACCAAGACCAGATCCGGCGATGCCATCGAAGTGTCCGAGGCCGTGCGCAGGCTCGTGGACGAGTATCGCGACCGCCTGCCCGGCACAGTGGGCATCGGCGTGTTCAACGATACCTCCGTGTACGTGAAGAACCGCCTGGAGACGCTCTCCTCGTCCGGGGTGCAGGGTCTTATCATGGTGTTCGCGTTTCTGCTGCTCATGCTCAACACGCGTGTCGCGTTCATGGTCACCCTGGGCATTCCCATATCGTTCCTGGGTGCGATCATCATCATGGCGTACGCGGGCATGACCATGAACATGATGTCCATGTTCGCGCTCATCGTGGTGTTGGGCCTGGTGGTGGACGATGCGGTTGTCATCGGCGAGAACGTCTATCGTCATTACGAGTCCGGGCTCTCGCCGCGGGAGGCTGCCATAAGGGGCGCGAGCGAAGTGAGCTGGCCGGTTATAGCCGCAGTGGCCACCACAGTAGCGGCGTTCATGCCCCTGCTGCTCATTCCGGGAACCATGGGCGTGTTCCTGGGCGTGATCCCCAAAGTGGTGATTTTCGCACTGCTTATCTCGCTGCTCGAAGCCCTCGTCATCCTCCCCTCCCACATGGCCGACTATCTGCCGAAGACACCGCCCGAGCCGTCCAGGCTTCGCAGGAAGATCAACAGTGTCATCGACGGCGTGATAAGCCGCTACGGCGTGCTCGTGAATCATTGCCTGGAATGGCGGTATGTGTTCATGGCCTCTGCCCTGGCCGTCTCCGCCGTGATCATCGCCTACGCTGTTCTCCATATACCGTTCCGGCTTTTTCAGGACTTCGAGGGCAGCCAGTTCTACGTGAGCGTGGAGGCGCCGCCGTCCTCTGCGCTGAAAGACACGGAGGAACTGGTGAAACACGTGGAGCGGGCTGTGTACCAGACGATCCCCGAGGAGGAGCTGGCCTCGCTGGTTACCAATGTCGGATTTCTAATGGGCCGTGGGAAATCGAACGAGCAGGGCGAGAACCTTGCGCAGATGATCGTGGAGCTCAACGACCTGGGCAAGGGACGGCTGCGGCCCATCAAGGATGTCATGGACGATGTCCGCACAGCGGTGCAGCCATTTGCCGGCCAGAGCACGATAACCGTGCAGGCCGTGCAGTCCGGACCTGGCGGCGATCCCATCTACATTCTCATCAGCGGCGCCGATCTTGACGTGTTGCGGGAGATATCCGGCCAGATCCAATCTTTTATCAAGGATTTTCCCGGCGCCAGCGACGTGAAGGACAGCCTGGAAGCAGGAAAACCGGAGTTGCAGGTGCAACTCAAGCCTCAGGCGTACGCGTTGGGGCTTACGGATTCCATGGTGGCTGGGCAGTTGCGGGACGCTTTTATCGGCGCGGAGAGCTCCAAGTTCCAGACATCCAAGGAGGATATCGACATCCGTGTGAGGCTGCCCCAAAGCCGCACCAATCGGATCGATTCGCTGACGCATTTCATGGTCACACTGCCGTCGGGGCGGAAAGTGCAGCTGTCCGAGATTGCGACGATCGCAAAAAACAAGGGCATCTCAGCCATTGCGCGGGAGAACAGGAAGCGCGCGCTGATCATTACCGGCGAGCTGAATCAGGATATAACCACGTCCAAAATGCTGTCCGAAGCCGTGAAAAAGAAATTCGCCGACATCCCGAAACAGTATCCCGGCTATTCCATCGAAACCGAACGCGGCGAAGTGGAGGACCTCAACGAGTCCATGGCCGCTCTGGGCAGCGCTTTTCTGCTGGGGCTTCTGCTCATCTACTTCATCCTGGGCACGCAGTTCAAAAGTTATCTGCAACCCTTTGTGGTCATGGCCGCCATCCCCTTCGGCATAGACGGAGTCCTTCTGGGCCACATCCTCATGGGCCAGGATCTGGGGCTGTTGTCCATGATAGGCCTGGTGGCGCTTTCAGGCATCGTGGTCAACGACTCCCTGGTGCTCGTGGATTTCGTAAACCAGCGCAGGCGCGAAGGCTCACCCCGGCGCAGCTCCCTGGTGGAGGCCGGAATGGTCCGGCTGCGACCCGTGGTGCTCACCTCCGTGACCACCATGGGCGGCCTGTTCTTTCTTGCGTTCTTCGCCTCCGGACAAGCCCGGTTCCTCTCGCCCATGGCCATATCCATCTTCTTCGGGCTCATGGCCTCAACCGTCATTACGCTTCTCATAGTGCCCTGTCTGTACGCCATTCTGGACGATATTTCGTACATGGTCACAGGCAAGACCACCGCGTCCCGGAAATCGGGGGAGGTGCTTCAGACACAAGGCGGCTAG
- a CDS encoding efflux RND transporter periplasmic adaptor subunit, which translates to MKATTKKYKSMCCIGFIAIAAIVVVSVLYVTRPAAPMVQKVRDPLVYVRTVDVETTPFRRELSLLGTARAKRRAQVAAEVSGNIVWISENCEPGRKVRKGEKLVQIDPRPYEIALEQAEAAYANAEAAVKLREITNQAEEDKLEETKEELDAAKNELQRKEQLFAGGVISASEVDTQRSNHSSVRKTYLDVLANVNSAKALLKQDEAQLAMKKAERDKAALDLERTTLTAPFDGEVSNRSVDVGNHISANTVGFEVVDFDTVIVDVQVPGGSLDVVREDTTATVRDDVTVTVQARDGRISRVGRLTHLSPSAESDSRLFAAEVYVDNPRGMSSILPGQFVETYFVESLPRQAVVIPYIAMTHDSDGLYVYTVDQSANAPAAKAAGQNALGRIIPAQADATVDAPTYSVRKVYVKILWEQNEEAVVEGLESGAALVVSGQEDLVDGAAVRVIGSGSFAAQETSEAGTSLATEHNATPNAMGVRS; encoded by the coding sequence ATGAAAGCGACCACAAAGAAATACAAGAGCATGTGCTGCATAGGGTTCATTGCGATTGCCGCCATCGTCGTGGTCTCGGTCCTGTACGTCACCCGACCGGCCGCCCCCATGGTGCAGAAGGTGCGGGATCCTCTGGTATATGTGCGCACCGTGGACGTGGAGACGACGCCATTCCGGCGAGAGCTCTCCCTGCTTGGAACGGCGCGGGCCAAACGCCGCGCCCAGGTGGCTGCGGAGGTGAGCGGCAACATCGTATGGATCAGTGAGAACTGCGAGCCGGGCCGCAAGGTCCGGAAGGGTGAAAAGCTCGTACAGATCGACCCCAGACCGTACGAAATCGCCCTGGAGCAGGCCGAGGCGGCCTATGCCAACGCCGAGGCGGCGGTGAAGTTGCGCGAAATTACCAACCAGGCCGAAGAAGACAAGCTTGAAGAAACAAAGGAAGAACTGGATGCCGCAAAGAACGAACTCCAGCGCAAGGAACAACTCTTCGCCGGGGGCGTGATCTCCGCTTCGGAGGTGGACACCCAGCGCAGCAACCATTCCTCGGTGCGGAAAACATATCTGGACGTGCTCGCCAACGTGAACTCTGCCAAGGCGCTGCTCAAACAGGATGAAGCCCAGCTGGCAATGAAGAAGGCGGAACGCGACAAGGCGGCGCTGGATCTCGAACGGACCACGCTTACGGCGCCATTCGACGGTGAGGTGTCGAATCGATCCGTGGATGTAGGAAACCACATCAGCGCGAACACAGTGGGATTCGAGGTCGTGGATTTCGATACAGTGATCGTGGACGTGCAGGTTCCGGGCGGCTCGCTGGATGTGGTGCGCGAGGATACGACAGCCACCGTGCGCGACGACGTGACGGTAACTGTGCAGGCCCGGGACGGCCGCATCTCGCGTGTGGGGCGGCTGACGCACCTGTCGCCCTCGGCGGAATCCGACTCACGGCTTTTCGCTGCGGAGGTGTACGTGGACAATCCACGGGGTATGTCGTCCATTCTGCCCGGCCAGTTTGTGGAGACGTATTTTGTTGAAAGCTTGCCGCGCCAGGCCGTGGTTATTCCGTACATCGCCATGACCCATGATTCAGACGGACTCTATGTCTATACGGTGGACCAATCGGCGAACGCGCCAGCCGCAAAGGCGGCCGGCCAGAACGCACTAGGCAGAATCATCCCCGCGCAGGCCGACGCGACCGTGGATGCGCCGACGTACAGCGTTCGGAAGGTGTATGTGAAAATCCTCTGGGAACAGAACGAAGAGGCCGTGGTGGAAGGGCTGGAGTCCGGCGCCGCCCTCGTGGTGTCCGGGCAGGAGGATCTTGTGGACGGCGCCGCAGTGCGAGTCATCGGCAGCGGGAGCTTCGCAGCGCAGGAAACATCCGAGGCCGGGACTTCCCTTGCCACAGAACACAACGCCACCCCGAACGCCATGGGCGTGCGGAGCTAG
- a CDS encoding MBL fold metallo-hydrolase, with protein sequence MFIRSWGARGSIAVSGEEYLRYGGDTTCLEIRTAAGDVLIVDAGSGIRRLGNAMIAEERRQLSMIFTHAHWDHILGFPFFKPVHRRDSSIEIYGCPMETGDMQTLLAQTMAPPHFPVPYDEIRANITYHPRCESGRSHDILGITVESIPLSHPNLGLGYKFTEARKTFVFLTDNELGHVHPGGRSFEEYVEFCQGADLLIHDAEYTDAEYEHTRGWGHSTYGEAMRLALSAGVENFGLFHHNQDRTDSDLDAMVAACREIAAEAGSSMRCFAVTQDMDIAL encoded by the coding sequence ATGTTCATACGCAGCTGGGGCGCTCGCGGGTCCATCGCCGTCTCCGGCGAGGAGTACCTCCGCTATGGCGGCGACACCACCTGTCTTGAGATCCGCACGGCTGCGGGCGACGTCCTCATCGTGGATGCAGGTTCAGGCATCCGCCGTCTGGGCAACGCCATGATCGCCGAGGAGCGGCGGCAGCTCAGCATGATTTTCACCCACGCACACTGGGACCACATACTGGGCTTTCCGTTCTTCAAGCCGGTGCACCGCAGGGACTCGTCCATAGAAATATACGGCTGCCCCATGGAAACCGGGGACATGCAGACGCTGTTGGCGCAGACAATGGCTCCACCGCATTTTCCGGTGCCGTATGACGAAATCCGCGCCAACATCACATACCATCCGCGGTGTGAAAGCGGCCGTTCCCACGATATTCTCGGCATCACCGTGGAATCCATACCGCTCAGCCACCCCAACCTTGGCTTGGGGTACAAGTTCACGGAGGCGCGCAAGACCTTCGTGTTCCTCACGGACAACGAGCTTGGGCACGTGCATCCTGGGGGCCGGTCGTTCGAGGAGTATGTGGAATTCTGCCAGGGCGCAGACCTGCTGATACACGACGCCGAGTACACGGACGCGGAGTACGAGCACACCAGGGGCTGGGGCCACTCGACATATGGTGAGGCCATGCGGCTGGCGCTGTCGGCCGGAGTGGAGAACTTCGGACTGTTCCATCACAACCAGGACCGCACGGACAGTGATCTTGATGCGATGGTGGCAGCCTGCCGGGAAATTGCGGCCGAGGCCGGCAGCTCCATGCGGTGCTTCGCCGTGACGCAGGATATGGACATCGCGTTGTAA